The Micromonospora sp. NBC_00421 genome contains a region encoding:
- the yczR gene encoding MocR-like transcription factor YczR — MTSQVRGVQLARLLGQWHALPGRRRNPDYAALAAAVRGLLADGRLPLGVRLPAERELAEALRISRTTVTAAYRQLRETGHLASRRGAGSWTMLPGTHRVASTGLWTPLDDRDMIDLGVAALSAPPELVPAARAAVEDLPRYLSGAGYHPTGIVELREAVARAYTGRGLPTSAEQIMVTSGTQHALDLVLRLALAPGGNVLVESPTYPNALAALAARRARISTHGLAVDGAGWDADLLLGSVRQTRPKLAYLIPEFQNPTGHLMPAELRERLVATAHAAGTDLVVDESFVDLPLDGTPLPPPVAVFDRHSRVISIGGMSKPYWGGLRIGWVRASAPQVQRLAAARVGVDMASPVLDQLVAVHLLAQAPAIVAARRTQLATQRDALLDVLAERLPDWRVGVPRGGVTLWVELDGPISSALARAAEEVGVRLAPGPRFGLDGTLERFLRLPFTLPVADLVEAVGRLAAIRYDLDRGAGRPGWREPAVIA, encoded by the coding sequence GTGACCAGCCAGGTGCGAGGGGTCCAATTGGCTCGGCTGCTCGGGCAGTGGCACGCCCTGCCGGGCCGTCGCCGCAACCCCGACTACGCCGCGCTCGCCGCCGCCGTCCGGGGCCTGCTCGCCGACGGTCGCCTCCCCCTGGGGGTACGCCTGCCGGCCGAGCGGGAGCTGGCCGAGGCGCTGCGGATCAGCCGCACCACGGTCACCGCCGCGTACCGGCAGTTGCGGGAGACCGGCCACCTGGCCAGTCGGCGCGGCGCGGGGAGCTGGACCATGCTGCCCGGCACCCACCGGGTCGCCAGCACCGGCCTGTGGACCCCGCTGGACGACCGCGACATGATCGACCTCGGGGTGGCCGCGCTGTCCGCCCCGCCCGAACTGGTGCCGGCGGCCCGCGCCGCCGTGGAGGACCTGCCGCGCTACCTGTCCGGTGCGGGCTACCACCCGACCGGCATCGTCGAGCTGCGTGAGGCGGTCGCCCGGGCGTACACCGGGCGGGGGTTGCCGACCAGCGCCGAGCAGATCATGGTGACCAGCGGCACCCAGCACGCCCTGGACCTGGTGCTGCGGCTGGCCCTCGCGCCCGGCGGGAACGTCCTGGTGGAGTCACCCACCTACCCGAACGCGCTCGCCGCGCTGGCCGCCCGGCGGGCCCGGATCAGCACCCACGGCCTTGCCGTCGACGGTGCCGGCTGGGACGCCGACCTGCTGCTGGGCAGCGTCCGGCAGACCCGGCCCAAACTGGCGTACCTGATCCCCGAGTTCCAGAACCCGACCGGGCACCTGATGCCCGCCGAGCTGCGGGAGCGGCTGGTCGCCACCGCGCACGCCGCCGGCACCGACCTGGTCGTCGACGAGTCCTTCGTGGACCTGCCGCTGGACGGCACGCCGCTGCCCCCGCCGGTCGCCGTCTTCGACAGGCACTCCCGGGTGATCTCCATCGGGGGGATGAGCAAGCCGTACTGGGGTGGCCTGCGGATCGGTTGGGTACGCGCCTCAGCCCCGCAGGTGCAGCGGCTGGCCGCGGCCCGGGTCGGGGTGGACATGGCCAGCCCGGTGCTCGACCAACTGGTGGCGGTGCACCTGCTCGCCCAGGCCCCGGCCATCGTCGCGGCCCGCCGTACCCAGCTCGCCACCCAACGGGACGCCCTGCTCGACGTGCTCGCCGAGCGGCTGCCGGACTGGCGGGTCGGCGTGCCCCGCGGCGGCGTCACGCTCTGGGTCGAGCTGGACGGCCCGATCTCCAGCGCCCTGGCCCGGGCCGCCGAGGAGGTCGGCGTACGGCTGGCTCCCGGCCCCCGGTTCGGCCTGGACGGCACCCTGGAGCGCTTCCTGCGACTGCCCTTCACCCTGCCCGTCGCCGACCTGGTGGAGGCGGTCGGCCGGCTGGCCGCCATTCGTTACGACCTCGACCGGGGCGCCGGCCGCCCAGGCTGGCGGGAACCGGCCGTCATCGCCTGA
- a CDS encoding low temperature requirement protein A, which produces MGSRRWSHGVRLGAPGSRTTRLELFYDLVFVFAFFNVTTLTSQQPTVSNLLRCLLVLGLLWWCWTGFAGLGNIVRADQGLLPVVGFLTLTATFLLALTMPGAFNDRPGGLNGPLVFVSCYFLVRACQLAVLGVVARGDPARWRQWRRLVLLPATATALLIVSALLPRRIAEDGTATALQLTLWTVALLVEYVAGVRLGGAYWAVVSAGHWAERHALMVLIALGESIIALGVGPNFVTGLPLTWPVVIAAALGIVVVSVLWWAYFDTLALALEQALHRSRDPASRARLARDAYTYLHLPIVAGVIFFALGLKDLLAEVADPGTPEWGVPLGGYWVLVLYGGVSLYLLSLVACGLRAVRVLRWPPVLAVLALGALAPLGARVPEVGALTLLALVCVALVVVETRGQGRRRHRVRQLALEEEEAAETEQSRWRHEHL; this is translated from the coding sequence GTGGGCAGCCGGAGGTGGTCGCATGGTGTCCGGCTCGGTGCGCCCGGCTCCCGGACCACCCGGCTGGAACTCTTCTACGACCTGGTCTTCGTCTTCGCCTTCTTCAACGTCACCACGTTGACCTCGCAACAGCCCACCGTCAGCAACCTGCTGCGCTGCCTGCTGGTGCTGGGATTGCTGTGGTGGTGCTGGACCGGGTTCGCGGGCCTCGGCAACATCGTCCGCGCCGACCAGGGGCTGCTGCCGGTGGTCGGCTTCCTCACCCTCACCGCCACCTTCCTGCTGGCGCTGACCATGCCCGGGGCGTTCAACGACCGGCCCGGCGGGCTGAACGGCCCGCTGGTCTTCGTCAGCTGCTACTTCCTGGTCCGGGCCTGTCAGTTGGCCGTCCTAGGCGTGGTGGCCCGGGGCGACCCGGCCCGGTGGCGGCAGTGGAGGCGGCTCGTGCTGCTGCCGGCGACCGCCACGGCGTTGCTGATCGTCTCCGCGCTGCTGCCGCGGAGGATCGCCGAGGACGGCACCGCGACCGCCCTGCAGCTCACCCTCTGGACGGTCGCCCTGCTGGTGGAGTACGTGGCCGGGGTGCGCCTGGGCGGGGCCTACTGGGCGGTGGTCTCCGCCGGGCACTGGGCGGAACGGCACGCCCTGATGGTCCTGATCGCGCTCGGCGAGTCGATCATCGCGTTGGGGGTCGGCCCGAACTTCGTCACCGGTCTGCCGCTGACCTGGCCGGTGGTGATCGCGGCGGCGCTCGGCATCGTCGTCGTGTCGGTGCTGTGGTGGGCCTACTTCGACACCCTGGCGCTCGCCTTGGAGCAGGCGTTGCACCGCAGCCGTGACCCGGCGTCCCGGGCCCGGTTGGCCCGGGACGCCTACACCTACCTGCACCTGCCGATCGTCGCCGGGGTGATCTTCTTCGCCCTCGGGCTCAAGGACCTGCTGGCCGAGGTGGCCGACCCGGGCACCCCGGAGTGGGGAGTGCCGTTGGGCGGCTACTGGGTGCTGGTGCTCTACGGCGGGGTGAGCCTCTATCTGCTCAGCCTCGTCGCCTGCGGGCTGCGGGCGGTGCGGGTGCTGCGCTGGCCGCCGGTGCTGGCGGTGCTGGCGTTGGGCGCGCTCGCCCCGCTGGGGGCCCGGGTGCCCGAGGTGGGCGCGTTGACCCTGCTGGCCCTGGTCTGCGTCGCCCTGGTCGTGGTGGAGACCCGGGGGCAGGGCCGCCGTCGGCACCGGGTGCGCCAGTTGGCCCTGGAGGAGGAGGAAGCCGCCGAGACCGAGCAGAGCCGGTGGCGTCACGAACACCTATGA
- a CDS encoding AMP-dependent synthetase/ligase, with protein MALDVPYRSIPDMFRKRVAATPDRHAFAHPAADDSGPVWLTWAQVGRRADAVAAGLHGLGVGLEDPVAILANTRLDWIIADFGIMCAGGATTTVYPTTEPQDATYIVADSGSRVLFAENPAQAAKIAGAQLPALTHVVLFDGTPDPAAAVPQLTLAELEEQGARALAADPDLIARLVAPVGPEHLATLIYTSGTTGRPKGVELLHGGWCWEGVVQAETGLLRDDDVQYLWLPLSHSFGKTLLCGSTHVGLPTYVDGRVDRLVDLLGVIRPTLMCGAPRVYEKVYNKAVTTAQDAGGAKAKIFAWAVAVGKEKVALEQAGRPVPGGLKLRYAVAEKLVFSKLQARLGGRIRVLVSGAAPLSAEIATFFAAANLPISEGYGLTETSAGNFVNPPDGLRIGTVGRAMGDLECRIDTDGEILVRGRPVMRGYHNLPEETAAAFTGDGFFRTGDIGSLTDDGYLRITDRKKDLVKTSGGKYVAPSHIEGMFKAICPYTSQAIVIGQARNYCTMLVSLDPDAIRGWAVGGPLEGRDYAEIVASPEARAMVEEHVAQLNAKLNRWETIKKVTVLPRDLTIEDGEMTPSLKIKRRGVESNFAAEIDRMYAGSLAEI; from the coding sequence ATGGCTCTCGATGTCCCGTACCGCTCCATCCCCGACATGTTCCGCAAGCGGGTGGCCGCGACCCCCGACCGGCACGCCTTCGCCCACCCGGCGGCGGACGACTCCGGGCCGGTCTGGCTGACCTGGGCGCAGGTCGGCCGGCGGGCCGACGCGGTCGCCGCCGGCCTGCACGGGCTCGGGGTCGGGCTGGAGGACCCGGTGGCGATCCTGGCCAACACCCGGCTGGACTGGATCATCGCCGACTTCGGCATCATGTGCGCGGGCGGCGCGACCACCACCGTCTACCCGACCACCGAGCCGCAGGACGCGACGTACATCGTCGCCGACTCCGGCTCCCGGGTGCTGTTCGCCGAGAACCCGGCCCAGGCCGCGAAGATCGCCGGGGCGCAGCTGCCCGCGCTGACCCACGTGGTGCTCTTCGACGGCACCCCCGACCCGGCCGCCGCGGTGCCCCAGCTCACCCTGGCCGAGCTGGAGGAGCAGGGCGCGCGGGCGCTGGCCGCCGATCCCGACCTGATCGCCCGGCTGGTCGCCCCGGTCGGCCCGGAGCACCTGGCCACGCTGATCTACACCTCGGGCACCACCGGCCGGCCGAAGGGGGTCGAGCTGCTGCACGGCGGCTGGTGCTGGGAGGGGGTGGTGCAGGCCGAGACGGGCCTGCTGCGCGACGACGACGTGCAGTACCTGTGGTTGCCGCTGTCCCACTCGTTCGGCAAGACGCTGCTCTGCGGCTCGACGCACGTCGGCCTGCCGACCTACGTCGACGGCCGGGTGGACAGGCTGGTCGACCTGCTCGGGGTGATCCGGCCGACGCTGATGTGCGGGGCGCCCCGGGTCTACGAGAAGGTCTACAACAAGGCGGTCACCACCGCACAGGACGCCGGCGGCGCGAAGGCCAAGATCTTCGCCTGGGCCGTCGCGGTCGGCAAGGAGAAGGTCGCCCTGGAGCAGGCCGGCCGACCGGTCCCGGGCGGCCTCAAACTCAGGTACGCGGTGGCCGAGAAGCTGGTGTTCAGCAAGCTCCAGGCCCGGCTCGGCGGGCGGATCCGGGTGCTCGTCTCCGGCGCGGCCCCGCTGAGCGCGGAGATCGCCACCTTCTTCGCCGCGGCCAACCTGCCCATCTCCGAGGGGTACGGCCTGACCGAGACCAGCGCCGGCAACTTCGTCAACCCGCCCGACGGGTTGCGGATCGGCACCGTCGGCCGGGCGATGGGCGACCTGGAGTGCCGGATCGACACCGACGGCGAGATCCTGGTCCGGGGTCGGCCGGTGATGCGCGGCTACCACAACCTGCCCGAGGAGACCGCCGCCGCGTTCACCGGGGACGGCTTCTTCCGCACCGGCGACATCGGCAGCCTCACCGACGACGGCTACCTGCGCATCACCGACCGGAAGAAGGACCTGGTCAAGACCTCCGGCGGCAAGTACGTCGCGCCGTCACACATCGAGGGCATGTTCAAGGCGATCTGCCCGTACACCTCGCAGGCGATCGTGATCGGTCAGGCCCGCAACTACTGCACCATGCTTGTCAGCCTGGACCCGGACGCGATCCGGGGCTGGGCGGTGGGCGGCCCGCTCGAGGGGCGTGACTACGCCGAGATCGTCGCCTCACCCGAGGCGCGGGCCATGGTCGAGGAACACGTCGCCCAGCTCAACGCCAAGCTCAACCGCTGGGAGACGATCAAGAAGGTCACCGTGCTGCCCCGCGACCTGACCATCGAGGACGGCGAGATGACCCCGTCGCTGAAGATCAAGCGCCGCGGGGTGGAGAGCAACTTCGCCGCCGAGATCGACAGGATGTACGCGGGCAGCCTGGCCGAGATCTGA
- a CDS encoding TIGR03085 family metal-binding protein, giving the protein MPRYARSEREALADLMLEVGPDAPTINEGWTARDLAAHLVVRERRPDAAGGILLPPLHGYAERVRLRVAARPWPELVGQVRRPPLWSPVSNPLADELANTMEFFIHHEDVRRARSGWHPRDLPAGLAARLWKPVALLARTRARRFPANLLVQAPGHGEVTTGRGGDRVRLVGSPGELVLFLSGRQRVARVQLDGPPALTERLRTAPLGL; this is encoded by the coding sequence ATGCCGCGGTACGCCCGATCGGAGCGCGAGGCGCTCGCCGACCTGATGCTGGAAGTGGGCCCGGACGCCCCCACGATCAACGAGGGGTGGACCGCCCGGGACCTCGCCGCCCACCTGGTGGTGCGGGAGCGCCGCCCGGACGCCGCCGGCGGCATCCTGCTGCCGCCCCTGCACGGGTACGCCGAGCGGGTGCGCCTGCGGGTGGCCGCCCGGCCCTGGCCGGAGCTGGTCGGTCAGGTGCGCCGCCCACCGCTGTGGAGCCCGGTCAGCAACCCGCTCGCCGACGAGCTGGCCAACACGATGGAGTTCTTCATCCACCACGAGGACGTCCGGCGGGCCCGGTCGGGGTGGCATCCCCGGGACCTCCCGGCCGGGCTGGCCGCCCGTCTGTGGAAGCCGGTCGCCCTGCTGGCCCGGACCCGGGCCCGACGTTTCCCGGCGAACCTGCTGGTGCAGGCACCCGGCCACGGCGAGGTGACCACCGGTCGGGGTGGCGACCGGGTACGACTGGTCGGTTCCCCCGGCGAGCTGGTGCTGTTCCTCTCCGGCCGGCAACGGGTGGCCCGGGTCCAGCTCGACGGCCCGCCCGCGCTTACCGAACGGCTGCGCACCGCCCCGCTGGGACTCTGA
- a CDS encoding ABC transporter ATP-binding protein produces the protein MASGTSRDVIQRGLSVLGRAIREQPRIFAVAVAGSVLFGGLVIVSAYVVGAVVGDVVVPAVESGEVGTGTLALAAVALFGISVLRVVGIFGRRLGAGYMQFRLQAAYRRQVTRRYLELPLAWHHRNATGTLLSNANSDVEAAWYPIAPLPFAVGTLVMLVGAVGSLFATDWALALVGLAVFPALFALNVVYSRRMAPRQARAQRLRAEVSGIAHESFDGALVVKTMGREAQETARFAGRAGQLRDALISVGRLRGVFDPLLETLPSLGTLAVLVVGTIRLRQGAISVTELVSVAFLFTVLAFPVRAIGWVLAELPRSVAGWDRVSRVLDATGEMPYGDVTLDRDGPPATLAFDGVHFGYEPAEAHLPGTQVLGEVAFTVPAGRTVALVGPTGAGKSTIASLAVRLVDPDAGTVTLDGVDVRQLTAESLASTAALVAQVPFVFDDTVRANIGLDRPGIGDEDVWAALRLAEADGFVAALPDGLDTMVGERGTSLSGGQRQRLTLARALAGRPRLLVLDDATSAVDPRVEAAILAGLRAPAPGQHAAASILVVAYRRATIALADEVIYLEQGRVLARGTHTELLATVPGYVDLVTAYEQAEQEREQNRTYDEVAPLPSGLEIEVDR, from the coding sequence GTGGCGAGCGGGACGAGTCGGGACGTCATCCAGCGGGGGCTGTCGGTCCTCGGCCGGGCGATCCGGGAACAACCGCGCATCTTCGCGGTGGCGGTCGCCGGCAGCGTGCTCTTCGGCGGGCTGGTGATCGTCAGCGCGTACGTGGTCGGCGCGGTCGTCGGCGACGTGGTGGTGCCGGCGGTGGAGTCCGGTGAGGTCGGTACGGGGACACTGGCCCTGGCCGCGGTGGCGCTGTTCGGGATCAGCGTGCTGCGGGTGGTGGGCATCTTCGGCCGACGGCTCGGTGCCGGCTACATGCAGTTCCGCCTCCAGGCCGCCTACCGCCGTCAGGTCACCCGCCGCTACCTGGAGCTGCCGCTGGCCTGGCACCACCGCAACGCCACAGGCACCCTGCTGTCCAACGCCAATTCCGACGTCGAGGCGGCCTGGTACCCGATCGCGCCGCTGCCGTTCGCGGTCGGCACGCTGGTGATGCTGGTCGGCGCGGTCGGTTCGCTCTTCGCCACCGACTGGGCGCTCGCCCTGGTCGGGCTCGCCGTGTTCCCCGCCCTGTTCGCGCTCAACGTGGTCTACTCCCGCCGGATGGCCCCCCGCCAGGCCCGCGCGCAGCGGTTGCGGGCCGAGGTCAGCGGCATCGCCCACGAGAGCTTCGACGGCGCCCTGGTGGTCAAGACCATGGGCCGGGAGGCCCAGGAGACCGCCCGGTTCGCCGGCCGTGCCGGGCAGCTGCGGGACGCGCTGATCTCGGTCGGCCGGCTGCGGGGGGTCTTCGACCCGCTGCTGGAGACGCTGCCCAGCCTCGGCACCCTGGCCGTACTCGTGGTCGGCACGATCCGGCTGCGGCAGGGCGCGATCAGCGTCACCGAGCTGGTCAGCGTCGCCTTCCTCTTCACCGTGCTGGCCTTCCCGGTGCGGGCCATCGGCTGGGTGCTGGCCGAGCTGCCGCGCAGCGTGGCCGGCTGGGACCGGGTCAGCCGGGTGCTCGACGCCACCGGCGAGATGCCCTACGGAGACGTCACCCTGGACCGCGACGGACCGCCCGCCACCCTCGCCTTCGACGGCGTCCACTTCGGGTACGAACCGGCCGAGGCGCACCTGCCCGGGACGCAGGTGCTCGGCGAGGTCGCTTTCACCGTGCCGGCCGGGCGGACGGTGGCGCTTGTCGGCCCGACCGGCGCCGGCAAGTCCACCATCGCCTCGCTGGCGGTCCGGCTGGTCGACCCGGACGCCGGCACGGTCACCCTGGACGGGGTGGACGTCCGGCAGCTCACCGCGGAGTCGCTCGCCTCGACCGCCGCCCTGGTCGCCCAGGTGCCGTTCGTCTTCGACGACACGGTCCGGGCCAACATCGGCCTGGACCGGCCGGGCATCGGCGACGAGGACGTCTGGGCGGCGCTGCGGCTGGCCGAGGCGGACGGTTTCGTCGCCGCCCTCCCCGACGGGCTCGACACCATGGTCGGTGAGCGGGGCACCTCGCTCTCCGGCGGCCAGCGGCAACGGCTCACCCTGGCCCGCGCGCTGGCCGGTCGGCCCCGGCTGCTGGTGCTCGACGACGCCACCAGCGCTGTCGACCCCCGGGTCGAGGCCGCCATCCTGGCCGGGCTGCGCGCCCCGGCCCCCGGCCAGCACGCCGCCGCGTCGATCCTGGTGGTGGCGTACCGGCGGGCCACCATCGCGCTCGCCGACGAGGTGATCTACCTGGAGCAGGGCCGGGTGCTGGCCCGGGGCACCCACACCGAGCTGCTGGCCACCGTGCCCGGCTACGTCGACCTGGTCACCGCCTACGAGCAGGCCGAGCAGGAACGGGAACAGAACCGGACATACGACGAGGTCGCCCCGCTGCCGTCGGGCCTGGAAATCGAGGTGGACCGGTGA
- a CDS encoding ABC transporter ATP-binding protein, which translates to MGVGTGDGEERVEGTWQTLRRGLALSPELRTGLAGTIALALVYMVGRVAVPVAVQRGIDQGIAVPGGPDLGVIVTVVTATAAVLVVTTACGYLMMRRLFTVSETALANVRTRAFRHVHDLSMLHQQSERRGSLVSRVTSDVDQITQFLQWGGVILIVNLGQLAVTTAVMLAYSWQLTLVVLVAFAPAVLMIRLLQRRLAGAYGMVRQRMGTLLGTIAESVVGAPVIRAYGVSGRTARRLDAAIEGQRVAQQRAIRISILGSSVGELAAGVALAGVVVVGVSLGADRTLSVGQLTAFLFLVTLFIQPVQIATEVLNEAQNAIAGWRRVLDVLDIAPDVADPGEQGRELPVGPLDIRFAEVTFAYPGGPPVLHGVTLDIAAKSRVAVVGETGSGKTTFAKLLTRLMDPTEGRVLLSGVPLDEVRFDSLRSRVVMVPQDGFLFDATVGENVRFARPELTDAELTAAFTELGLADWLDGLPAGLATPVGERGEALSVGERQLVALARAYVADPDLLVLDEATSAVDPATEVRLQRTLDAVTRGRTTLAIAHRLSTAQAADEVVVVDRGRIVQRGPHEELVRDPDSIYGLLYASWLEQTR; encoded by the coding sequence GTGGGCGTGGGTACGGGTGACGGGGAGGAGCGGGTCGAGGGGACCTGGCAGACGTTGCGGCGGGGGTTGGCGCTCTCGCCGGAGCTGCGTACCGGGCTGGCCGGCACGATCGCCCTGGCGCTCGTCTACATGGTCGGCCGGGTGGCCGTACCGGTCGCCGTGCAGCGCGGCATCGACCAGGGGATCGCCGTACCCGGTGGCCCGGATCTCGGGGTGATCGTCACCGTGGTCACCGCCACGGCGGCGGTGCTGGTGGTCACCACCGCCTGCGGCTACCTGATGATGCGGCGGCTGTTCACGGTCAGCGAGACCGCGCTGGCCAACGTCCGGACCAGGGCGTTCCGGCACGTGCACGACCTGTCGATGCTGCACCAGCAGTCGGAGCGGCGCGGTTCGCTGGTCTCCCGGGTGACAAGCGACGTCGACCAGATCACCCAGTTCCTCCAGTGGGGCGGGGTGATCCTCATCGTCAACCTGGGCCAGCTCGCCGTCACCACGGCCGTGATGCTGGCGTACTCCTGGCAGTTGACGCTCGTGGTGCTCGTCGCGTTCGCGCCGGCGGTGTTGATGATCAGGCTGTTGCAACGCCGGTTGGCCGGCGCCTACGGGATGGTCCGGCAGCGGATGGGCACCCTGCTCGGCACGATCGCCGAGAGCGTGGTGGGCGCGCCGGTGATCCGGGCGTACGGGGTGTCCGGGCGGACGGCCCGGCGGCTGGACGCGGCGATCGAGGGGCAGCGGGTGGCGCAGCAGCGGGCCATCCGGATCAGCATCCTGGGTAGCTCGGTGGGGGAGTTGGCGGCCGGTGTGGCGCTGGCCGGGGTGGTGGTGGTCGGGGTGTCCCTCGGGGCGGACCGGACGCTGTCCGTCGGCCAGCTCACCGCGTTCCTGTTCCTGGTCACCCTCTTCATCCAGCCGGTGCAGATCGCCACCGAGGTGCTCAACGAGGCGCAGAACGCGATCGCCGGCTGGCGTCGGGTGCTCGACGTGCTGGACATCGCGCCGGACGTGGCCGACCCGGGGGAGCAGGGCCGGGAACTGCCGGTGGGGCCGTTGGACATCCGCTTCGCCGAGGTGACGTTCGCCTATCCCGGTGGGCCGCCGGTGCTGCACGGCGTCACCCTGGACATCGCGGCGAAGAGCCGGGTGGCGGTGGTCGGCGAGACCGGCAGCGGCAAGACCACCTTCGCCAAGCTGCTCACCCGGCTGATGGATCCGACCGAGGGGCGGGTGTTGCTGTCCGGGGTGCCGTTGGACGAGGTGCGCTTCGATTCGTTGCGGTCGCGGGTGGTGATGGTGCCGCAGGACGGGTTCCTGTTCGACGCCACGGTCGGGGAGAACGTCCGTTTCGCCCGCCCCGAGTTGACCGACGCGGAACTCACCGCCGCCTTCACCGAGCTGGGCCTGGCCGACTGGTTGGACGGCCTGCCGGCCGGTCTGGCCACCCCGGTGGGCGAGCGGGGGGAGGCGCTGAGCGTCGGGGAGCGGCAGTTGGTCGCGCTGGCGCGGGCGTACGTGGCGGATCCGGACCTGCTGGTCCTGGACGAGGCGACAAGCGCCGTCGACCCGGCCACCGAGGTACGCCTGCAACGCACCCTGGACGCGGTGACCCGGGGCCGGACCACGCTGGCCATCGCACACCGGCTCTCCACCGCGCAGGCCGCCGACGAGGTGGTGGTGGTGGACCGGGGCCGGATCGTGCAGCGTGGCCCGCACGAGGAGCTGGTCCGTGACCCCGACTCGATCTACGGCCTGCTCTACGCCTCCTGGCTGGAACAGACCCGCTGA
- a CDS encoding DUF2470 domain-containing protein, with protein sequence MAPTPAERIRTLVAGRLPGLVHLAHRPGPFHVRHATDREGRVLLLVPVFSDLAAELDPGAVRDVAVVLDVLDLPPAAGAPSAGRAWVSGWAMPLHGGSARRAAADFAAVDPTGDLLDVGSRFRLHRFEVAEARLETAGVVHRVDPGEYAAAEPDPLHADEAALLADLADHHGPAVVAYLRRRLDLTDDEPRVVRLDRYGLVVAYGRPGDRRRARLPFPHPVTHPAQLPHLLHPMLCTHPTPHLQPTHPHP encoded by the coding sequence ATGGCCCCGACCCCCGCTGAGCGGATCCGTACCCTGGTGGCTGGCCGGCTGCCCGGCCTGGTGCACCTCGCCCACCGGCCCGGCCCGTTCCACGTCCGGCACGCCACCGACCGGGAGGGGCGGGTGTTGCTGCTGGTCCCGGTCTTCAGCGACCTCGCTGCCGAACTGGACCCGGGTGCCGTCCGGGACGTCGCCGTGGTGCTCGACGTGCTCGACCTGCCCCCGGCCGCCGGAGCGCCGTCCGCCGGGCGGGCCTGGGTGTCGGGCTGGGCGATGCCGCTGCACGGCGGGTCGGCCCGTCGCGCCGCCGCCGACTTCGCCGCCGTGGACCCGACCGGCGACCTGCTCGACGTCGGCAGCCGTTTCCGGCTGCACCGCTTCGAGGTGGCCGAGGCCCGGTTGGAGACCGCCGGTGTGGTGCACCGGGTCGACCCCGGCGAGTACGCCGCCGCCGAACCGGATCCGCTGCACGCCGACGAGGCCGCGTTGCTGGCCGACCTCGCCGACCACCACGGGCCGGCGGTGGTCGCGTACCTGCGCCGTCGGCTCGACCTGACCGACGACGAACCCCGGGTGGTACGCCTCGACCGCTACGGCCTGGTCGTGGCGTACGGCCGACCCGGCGATCGCCGCCGAGCCCGCCTCCCCTTCCCCCACCCGGTGACCCACCCGGCGCAACTGCCCCACCTCCTGCACCCCATGCTCTGCACCCACCCCACCCCCCACCTCCAACCCACCCACCCCCACCCCTGA
- a CDS encoding TetR/AcrR family transcriptional regulator translates to MPRRTGRRPGNPDTREAILAAARSAFAERGFDATSIRQIATAAGVDPALVHHYFGSKEELFRATVDIPVDPAALLPAVLAGDPDEIGQRLVRTFLGVWDSPAGAAAVALLRSATGNEWTARLMREFLVTQVLRRVLDHLDLPPAELPLRGALVATQMIGLAMMRYVIRLEPVASATPDTLAATLGPTIHRYLTAPLPPTTP, encoded by the coding sequence ATGCCCCGCCGGACCGGCCGCCGCCCCGGCAACCCCGACACCCGGGAGGCGATCCTCGCCGCCGCCCGGTCGGCATTCGCCGAGCGCGGCTTCGACGCCACCTCGATCCGGCAGATCGCCACCGCCGCCGGGGTCGACCCGGCCCTGGTGCACCATTACTTCGGCAGCAAGGAGGAGCTGTTCCGGGCCACCGTCGACATCCCGGTCGACCCGGCCGCGCTGCTGCCCGCCGTGCTGGCCGGCGACCCGGACGAGATCGGGCAACGACTGGTCCGCACGTTCCTCGGGGTGTGGGACTCGCCGGCCGGGGCGGCGGCGGTGGCCCTGCTCCGGTCGGCGACCGGCAACGAGTGGACCGCCCGGCTGATGCGCGAGTTCCTGGTCACCCAGGTGCTACGCCGGGTGCTCGACCACCTCGACCTGCCCCCGGCGGAGCTGCCGCTGCGCGGCGCCCTGGTGGCCACCCAGATGATCGGCCTGGCCATGATGCGCTACGTGATCCGGCTGGAACCGGTCGCCTCCGCGACCCCCGACACCCTGGCCGCCACCCTCGGCCCCACCATCCACCGCTACCTCACCGCCCCCCTACCCCCCACCACCCCCTGA